A window of the Rhodoferax sp. GW822-FHT02A01 genome harbors these coding sequences:
- the purU gene encoding formyltetrahydrofolate deformylase, with product MNVPLEGKPHYILTATCASRMGTVARVSGFLASRKCYITDMQQFDDVITGRFFTRISFYGNPGATPELAALRDEFQEVATLEEMEWSIVDAEIKPRVLIMVSKFDHCLVDLLYRNRTGELKMEITTVVSNHPDLKGLVEAQGIRYVHIPVTPETKAAQEDKLMELVHETRSELVVLARYMQVLSDDLCRRLRGQAINIHHSFLPGFKGAKPYHQAHARGVKLTGATAHYVTADLDEGPIIEQVVQRVDHTYTPEKLAAAGRDSECRALATAVRLHVERRVFLNDSKTVIFA from the coding sequence ATGAACGTCCCACTCGAAGGCAAGCCCCATTACATCCTCACGGCCACCTGCGCCAGCCGCATGGGGACTGTGGCACGCGTGTCCGGCTTTCTGGCCTCGCGCAAGTGCTACATCACCGACATGCAGCAGTTCGATGATGTGATCACCGGGCGCTTTTTTACCCGCATCAGCTTTTATGGCAACCCGGGCGCCACGCCCGAGTTGGCTGCATTGCGCGATGAATTCCAGGAGGTCGCCACACTGGAGGAAATGGAGTGGTCGATTGTGGACGCGGAGATCAAACCTCGCGTGCTGATCATGGTCTCCAAATTCGACCATTGCCTGGTGGACCTGCTGTACCGCAACCGCACCGGCGAACTGAAGATGGAAATCACCACCGTGGTCTCCAACCACCCCGACCTCAAAGGGCTGGTGGAAGCGCAGGGCATTCGCTATGTACACATTCCCGTCACGCCCGAGACCAAGGCAGCACAGGAAGACAAGCTGATGGAGCTGGTACATGAGACGCGCAGCGAGCTGGTGGTGCTGGCGCGTTACATGCAGGTTCTCTCGGACGACCTGTGCCGCCGTCTGCGCGGCCAGGCCATCAATATCCACCACTCGTTCCTGCCGGGCTTCAAGGGCGCCAAACCCTATCACCAGGCCCATGCGCGCGGTGTCAAGTTGACGGGGGCAACGGCCCACTACGTGACGGCGGATCTGGACGAAGGCCCGATCATCGAGCAGGTGGTGCAACGTGTGGACCACACCTACACGCCGGAAAAGCTGGCTGCCGCCGGTCGCGACTCCGAGTGCCGCGCCCTGGCAACGGCCGTGCGTCTGCACGTGGAACGCCGCGTATTCCTGAACGACTCCAAGACTGTGATTTTTGCCTGA
- a CDS encoding B12-binding domain-containing protein produces MANEFDDDLDLNTLNDEELTEQVHDDLYNGLRDEVIEATNILLSRGWTAARVLDDALVEGMRIVGIDFRDGILFVPEVLLAANAMKGGMEILRPLLAETGVEPIGKMVIGTVKGDIHDIGKNLVGMMMEGAGFEVIDLGINNPVEKYLEAIEQHKPDILGLSALLTTTMPYMKVVIDTLKEKGIRDDYIVLVGGAPLNEEFGKAVGADAYCRDAGIAVETAKTLIAARRAAAA; encoded by the coding sequence GTGGCCAACGAATTTGATGACGATCTGGATCTCAACACCTTGAACGACGAGGAGCTGACAGAGCAAGTCCATGACGATCTCTACAACGGCCTTCGCGACGAGGTCATAGAAGCAACCAACATCCTGCTCTCGCGCGGCTGGACTGCAGCCCGCGTGTTGGATGACGCGCTGGTCGAAGGCATGCGTATCGTGGGCATCGATTTCCGCGACGGCATCCTGTTCGTGCCGGAAGTGCTGCTGGCTGCCAACGCCATGAAGGGCGGCATGGAAATCCTGCGCCCCCTGCTGGCAGAAACCGGTGTGGAGCCGATCGGCAAGATGGTGATCGGAACCGTCAAGGGCGACATCCATGACATCGGCAAGAACCTGGTGGGCATGATGATGGAAGGTGCCGGCTTTGAAGTCATCGACCTCGGCATCAACAACCCCGTTGAAAAATACCTGGAAGCCATTGAACAGCACAAGCCCGACATCCTGGGTCTGTCTGCTCTGCTGACCACCACCATGCCCTACATGAAGGTCGTCATCGACACCCTCAAGGAAAAAGGCATTCGCGATGACTACATCGTGCTGGTCGGCGGCGCACCGCTGAACGAAGAGTTCGGCAAGGCTGTGGGCGCGGACGCCTATTGCCGCGACGCTGGTATCGCCGTGGAAACTGCCAAGACCCTGATCGCTGCACGGCGCGCAGCGGCAGCCTGA
- a CDS encoding DUF1638 domain-containing protein, with translation MGAQPASLIIACGALAREIVALRTLNNWPHMAVQCLPADLHNRPEKIPEAVRAKIQAARGQFTSIFVAYADCGTGGLLDAVLAEERVERIPGSHCYEFFAGTAQFEAMAEAELGTFYLTDFLLTHFDRLILRGLGIDKHPELMPIYFGNYKKLTYLAQVASEEKIAAGRAAAERLGLQFEYHVTGYGDLATSLERAQTTATTRPITWQN, from the coding sequence ATGGGTGCTCAGCCAGCCAGCTTGATCATTGCCTGTGGCGCCCTGGCACGCGAGATTGTGGCGCTGCGCACCCTGAACAACTGGCCGCACATGGCTGTGCAGTGTCTGCCCGCAGACCTGCACAACCGCCCCGAAAAGATTCCCGAAGCGGTGCGCGCCAAGATCCAGGCGGCGCGCGGCCAATTCACCTCCATCTTTGTAGCCTACGCCGACTGCGGCACCGGCGGTCTGCTGGATGCCGTGCTGGCCGAAGAGAGGGTGGAGCGCATTCCGGGTTCCCACTGCTATGAGTTCTTTGCCGGCACAGCGCAATTCGAGGCCATGGCCGAGGCAGAGCTTGGCACCTTCTACCTGACTGACTTTTTGCTGACCCATTTCGACCGCCTGATATTGCGCGGTCTGGGCATAGACAAACACCCGGAGCTGATGCCGATCTATTTTGGTAACTACAAGAAGCTCACGTACCTGGCGCAGGTGGCCTCGGAGGAAAAGATTGCCGCAGGGCGTGCGGCTGCAGAGCGCCTCGGACTGCAATTCGAGTACCACGTCACCGGCTACGGAGACCTGGCCACCAGCCTGGAACGCGCCCAAACAACCGCTACTACGAGGCCCATTACATGGCAAAACTGA
- a CDS encoding virulence factor, producing the protein MAKLIVISWRDIPAQVVVKKGRETGKVQLSHRFQEAVDRAAMRAGKSGSADYLADWKRSEPRACGDDMQAEAEAEAAKIEARYSDDDLLRLIRAHGVDETLTPDSPAPSGEA; encoded by the coding sequence ATGGCAAAACTGATTGTGATTTCCTGGCGCGACATTCCCGCGCAGGTAGTGGTCAAGAAAGGCCGCGAAACTGGCAAGGTGCAACTCTCGCACCGCTTCCAGGAGGCGGTGGACCGCGCCGCCATGCGCGCGGGCAAGTCCGGCTCTGCCGACTACCTGGCCGACTGGAAGCGTAGCGAGCCGCGCGCTTGCGGTGACGACATGCAAGCCGAGGCGGAAGCAGAGGCCGCCAAGATCGAGGCCCGCTATTCCGATGACGATTTGCTGCGCCTGATTCGCGCCCATGGCGTGGACGAAACCCTCACGCCCGATTCCCCAGCCCCTTCGGGAGAAGCCTGA
- a CDS encoding methylenetetrahydrofolate reductase C-terminal domain-containing protein, translating into MYSVRLWSVRHARGLEKFYSAFEKAFVALHPVWNWIGYERVEKPIAALEKVTKGFLFDCKMCGQCALSSTGMSCSMNCPKNIRNGPCGGVRANGHCEVKPEMRCVWVEGFAGSERMVEGKKAIRIVQLPVDRRLEGRSSWLKVARDKNPPPPKPASPVAAAPSATSSTPKAP; encoded by the coding sequence ATGTATTCCGTTCGTCTCTGGTCTGTACGCCATGCCCGTGGGCTGGAGAAGTTTTACAGCGCATTCGAGAAGGCCTTTGTGGCCCTGCATCCGGTATGGAACTGGATCGGTTACGAACGGGTGGAAAAACCCATCGCCGCTCTGGAGAAAGTGACCAAGGGCTTTCTGTTTGACTGCAAGATGTGCGGCCAGTGTGCCCTGAGCTCTACTGGCATGTCGTGCTCCATGAACTGCCCCAAGAACATCCGCAACGGCCCCTGTGGCGGCGTGCGTGCCAACGGGCATTGCGAGGTCAAACCCGAGATGCGCTGCGTCTGGGTGGAAGGCTTTGCCGGAAGCGAACGCATGGTGGAGGGAAAGAAAGCCATCCGCATCGTGCAATTGCCGGTGGACCGTCGCCTGGAAGGACGATCCTCCTGGCTCAAGGTGGCCCGCGACAAGAATCCGCCGCCGCCCAAGCCTGCCAGCCCGGTTGCCGCCGCCCCTTCCGCCACCAGCAGCACTCCCAAAGCACCATGA